The sequence CCGTATTTCTAGTTCCGATAATATGAGAAACATATCCAACGATCAAACTTCCCACGGGAATCATTCCTTGGTAAGCCATCAAATAATAACTGATGCTTCTTGATCTCATATTTACAGAACTTTGTGTTTGAACGTAAATGTTTATAGATGAGGTTTGTGCCATCATTCCTATACCACTCAAGGCCATGCAAATAAGCGCTATGGCTAAACTATTTGAGTAAGCAAGTATGATAATGCTAAAACCTAATAATAAGCTCGCAGCAATCATTATTTTGCCCATATTGTCAGCTCTTTTAAGATTAGCCAAATAAATCGCTGATACAATAGAACCAATTCCGGCGGCACTTTCAAACCAGCTGAAAGTTTGTGCGTTTCCGTTGAAAATATCTTTTGCAAAAACAGGCATTAAAGTATTAAAAGAAATCACGAATAAACTGCTGCACATTAGCATTAAAAGCATTCTGGCCATTTCGGTTTCTTTTTTGACATAATCCAAGCCTTCAAGGAAATCATCCAGCATTTTGAATTTATCTTCGGCTTTGATGTGAGGTGTGATTCTCATCATTAACAATGAGATTAAAACCGGAATGTAGCTTAAGAAGTTTCCAATAAAACAAATGTCTTCACCGTATTGGTGCAATATAATTCCGGCAAGCGCTGGACCGGCAATTCGGGCGAAATTATTCAAAGTTGAATTTAAGGCAACTGCGTTTGGCAAATCTTCTTTGTCATTTACAATATCAATCATCATGGTTTGTCGGCAGGTCATGTCGAATGCATTGATAATTCCTTGAAAAAGACTTAGAGCCAAAATAAAATTGATATTGTAAATTTTTAGGTAAATCAACAAAGCCAAAAGTCCCGCTTGAAGCATTGCCATCGATTGCAAAAAAATCATGGCTTTGTGTCTGTCGTATCTTCCGATAATACTTCCGGCTAAAGGTGCAAGAAATAATGACGGAATCATACTTAAAAAAGTCGCCAGCCCAAGTAAAAATACAGATCCGGTTACGCTATAAACCATCCAGCTGACCGCAGTTTTTTGAAGCCACGTTCCAATTACAGAAACGGATTGTCCGTAAAAGAATAACTTGAAATTCCTTGATTTTAGCGCTTTAAACATAACCTTAAATATTTTTTACAAAGGTCGGGATTATGATTTCATTAGAAAAATTAATAATTTTACTCGTAATAAGTAGTAAAACTTATCAATATGGAAATCTATCAATTAGAATATTTTATAAAAACAGCTGAGGTTTTGCATTTTACAAAAGCAGCCGAATTGTGTTTTGTAACGCAATCTGGGCTTTCACAGCAAATCAAAAAGCTAGAAGAAGAGCTTGGTTTGCCTTTGTTTAAGCGAATTGGCAAAAAAGTACAATTAACAGAAGCGGGGTCCGTTTTTTTGATTCACGCCAAAAAAGTGGTCGAAAATGTCGAAAACGGTAAACAAGCCATTGTAGATTTAAATGAAATGATTGGCGGCGAACTGCGAATTGGCGTTACCTATATTTTTGGTTTATTGATTCTTCCTGTTGTCAATGCATTTGCCAAGAAATATCAGAATCTGAAAATTGTGGTAGAATATGGAACAACAGAAGCACTGGAACAAAAGCTTCTTAATAATCAGTTAGATGTCGTTTTGGTGATTTCATCACATGAAATTGAATTGCCCATTCAGAAAATCCCTTTATTTACTTCTCACATGGTTTTGGCAGTTTCTAGAACACATGCTTTAGCTGCATTAGATAAAATAGCTTTCAAGAAAATAGAAGAAATTCCGTTGGTATTGCCTGGAAAAGGATCCAATTCAAGAGAATTTGTTGAAGAATTATTTCAAAAATTCAATATGAAACCCAAAATTTCAATAGAGTTGCATTCGATACACGCCTTATTGCAAATGGTAGAAAACAGCGATTGGGCCACAATTGTGGCAGAAATGGCGCTAAAAGGCTGGGATCAGCTAAAAGCAATACAAATTACAGGCGTTGCTACAAAAAGAGAAGCTTTTATGTTAACAATTGAAGGTTATCAAAAAAAGGCCGTAAAACTTTTTATGGAAGAATTTAGAAAAAGCATTTAAAGTAATCTTGAATTTTGTTTTTGAAACTCAATTTTTTTTGTGTTCTTTGCAGACCAACAAAGAAAGGTGTCCGAGTGGTTTAAGGAGCTAGCCTGGAAAGCTAGTATATGGGAAACTGTATCGAGGGTTCGAATCCCTTCCTTTCTGCATGAGTTGTCCTGAAAAAGGTTGACTCGATTAGTAATATAAAATTAATTAAATCGGAACAGAATTATTTTTGTTCCGATTTGTTTTTTTCCATCTTTTGAGTTTGATTTGATTTTGTAAATGTGCTTGATTTGGAGTCAGCATATTTATTGATAAATGCACTCTTATTTGATTATAAAATAAAATAGATTCTAGAGCTTGCTTTTTCAGATTTTCAAAATCTTCAAAGATTTCAGATAATCCAAATTCTTCTTTTAAAATACCATTTACTCTTTCTGCAACTGCATTTTCATATGGATCATAGTTTTGTGTCATACTTATCAGAATCTTGCTTTGAGATAAATATTCCGTGTACTCTTTGCTGCAATATTGAAGACCTCTATCTGAATGATGTATGAGATTTCTGCTGTATTTCCTATTACCGACAGCCATCTTTAAAGCTTCTAATGTAGAAGAAGCCATTAAATTATCCGATAAATTATAACCTACAATTTTCTTCGAGTATGCATCTGTTATCAAATGCAGGTAATATGTTTGTTCTTTAGTTCTTAGATAAGTAATATCAGCAACCCAAACCTGCTCAGGCTCATTGAGCTTGATTTCTTTTATTAAATTTGGATATTTACGCATCCAATGTCTTGAATTTGTTGTCTTGTAATATCTTCTAGCTTTAGGGACTAATAAATATTCATCACGTAAAAAATCAAACAATTTATCTCTGCCAATCTTTATTTGATGTCTTTTTAAATCATCTTTCAGCATATAATGCAGTTTTCTGCCACCGGTTTTTGGCAGCTTTTGACGAACCGACATTACCAAAGATTTGAGATGTACTTTGTCGGGAATTGACTTTAATAGATGTGATTTTCGTTTGTAATAAGCTTGTTTACTGTATCCAAACAATCGACATATTTCACAAGGACTAACCCTGTATATACGATTTATTTCTTGGACTGCTTGGAACCAGACTTTTTTACAATCTCGATTTTTAGCTCGCGTTCGGCTATTTCAATAAACTTTTTAAAGACCAATAATTCTTGCTCTTTCTTAGCTAATTGAGCTTCGAGTTCTTTGATGCGTTGAGATTGAGGATCTTTCATAGGTCGTCCCAGTGTTAGTTTTTCCAGATATGTAAATTTACCATATTTTCTTAACCAACTGTCGATACAGCTATGACTTCTGATTTGGTAACGACGGCGAAGATCTGCCTTGCAAAATAATCCCAGTTCAAATTCTTTTACAACCTGTTTTTTGAATGCCTCACTGTAAGTGCAATCAGGCACAATTCTTTTAAATACTTCTCTTGTTAGTGACATAATTAAGTTAATTATAGTCAACTTTTTTCAGGACGAGACAGCAAGATAAAATCCCCAATTTCATTTAATGAAGTTGGGGATTTTTTGTTTGAAAAAATAAATTTGGATTACGGTTTTCCATATTATTTTATTACTTAATTATTATATATTTGGCCCAATTGTCAATATAAAAATTTAAATGGATTTGCCTCCTTACTCGCCGGGACTTCACAAACTGGTAACATTACATGTCGATGAAATTTCTAAATTAACCAACAGTAAAGGCTTTGTTGCTGTAACTGAATCTATTTTAGAAAAGTATGAACTTGAAAAGGTCGGTGCAGTTGTCCACAACTTCGAAAATGATAGTTTTACGATTTCGTATTGCCTGAAAGAATCGCATATTTGCATACACACTTGGCCAGAATACAATCAGTTGACTTTAGACGTTTATTTGTGCAATTATCTTCAAGATAATTCAGCAAAAGTGCGTGCTGTAATGGCAGATTATGTGGCTTATTTTGAAGCAGAAATTATTAAAGATTTTGAAATTAACCGATAAGATATGAAGATTCCATGTTACGAATGTAATACAGAAACCGAATTAGAGATTGGTTTTGAAGTTGTAACTTTTGTTTGCCCGACATGCCACAGCTTATATGAAGTTGGTGATGATGGAAAATTTTTCAGAAAATCAAAATATAAAGCAGAAACAGAACCATTTCCGTTAGCCATTGGCGATAAAGGTTTCTTAAACGGAAGCGAATATAAAGTTACTGGTATTTTGAGAAAAAAAGTGCATCCAGATTATCGATGGACAGAATTTATTTTGCAGAATGAAGCAAAGGAGTTTCTGTATCTATCGCTGTCTAATGGGCATTGGATGATGCTAACGGAAATGGAAGAAATTGATCAGTTAAGAAAAGGAGTTCGTGTTCTCAAACATAATGATATAAGTTATGATTTATTTGAGCATTCGGATGCTCAAATTATAGATGCACAAGGTTTTTTTGATTTTAAGCTTCGTAGCAGATTGATTCATCTGGTAGAATTTATAAATCCGCCGTATATCATTTCTGTGGAAAGAATGAACAACATACAAACAGCTTTTCATGGCGAATATGTACGTAAAAGCATTATCAAAAAAGCTTTTCCAAAAAGAACAATGCCATATCAGTCAGGAACCAACATGATTCAGCCGTCTCGTTTTGATCTTAGAAATACGGCAATTATTTTCTGTCTTTTTGCTTTGCTGATCATAACGGCAAATTGGTACATTTATAGAGATCAGGTGGAGCAAAACGTTTTTAATAGTGCTATCCAATTCAGCGATTTTAATAATAAAGAAATTACTACCCCATCATTTGTGCTTAATGGTGCTTCGGCCCCTATGACGATTAAAGTTTCGACGAGCGTAGATAATTCCTGGGCAAATTTAAATATTGCTTTAATCAACGAAGATACAGGAGATGAGGATTATGCCAATAAAGATATAGAATACTATCACGGCTATTCTGATGGAGAATCATGGTCAGAAGGAAGCCAGTCAGAGAAATTTAATATCTGTGGCGTTAAACCAGGCAAATATCATCTTTTGATAACGCCAATGAAAGCTCCAGAAGATCTTTCTGCCAGTACAATGAATGTAAGTGTAGTCTGGAATCAGCCTTCGAATCGAAATGTTTGGCTGGTTATTATTGGGATGATTGCAATTTACTTTATAATACGATATTTCAAAAACCAATTCGAAAGAGAGCGATGGGCAGACAGTTCTTACTCAACATTTGACTAAAACATTATGAATAGAATATCTGATTTCTTTGCAAATAATTGGGCGCCTTTAGCAATTGGATTCTTTTGCTTTGGCGTTTACATCTACTTTGCTCTTGCAGGAAACCGAATCTGTGATTGCGAAACTACAGAAAAGTACAGACCAACAACGAGCGGAAGCCGTTCATCATACAATCATTTTTATCACAAATAAAAAATTAATCAATATGGAATTATTTCACGCACAACCAATAGTAAATTCGATTATTTATTCTTTTTTAGGAATTGTCATCCTGTTGATCGGATATTATGTTATTGAGAAACTTACTCCAGAAAATACTTGGAAAGAAGTAGTAGAAAAAAACAATGTTGCTGTTGCGATCGTTCTAGCAGCATTCATCATTGGGATTTCCATGATTATTAGTGCAGCAATTCATGGGTAAAAAGTTTCTTAGGTTCGAATTTCTTTTACTTTTTGCTGTATTTATAATTGCCACTTGCGGACTAATTTATGAATTGGTCGCAGGAACTTTGGCAAGTTATTTATTAGGCGATTCGGTAAAACAATTTTCGTTTATTATTGGCGTATACTTGTTTTCGATGGGTATAGGCTCATTTTTTTCAAAGTTTTTTCATAAAAATCTGCTCAATACTTTTGTAGAAATCGAAATCTTGGTTGGACTTATCGGAGGTTTAAGTTCGGTGGTTTTGTTTCTATTGTTTGAAAATGTTGGGTCGTTTCAGTTCATTTTATATTTATTTGTTTTCGTAACGGGTTTTTTGGTTGGATTAGAGATTCCGCTTTTAATGAATATTTTAAAAGACAGAGTCGAGTTTAAAGATCTTGTTTCAAATGTTTTTACGTTTGATTATATCGGCGCTTTGCTGGCTTCTATTTTGTTTCCGTTAGTTTTAGTTCCGAAATTAGGAATTATGGGAACTTCTCTTTTTTTCGGAATGATCAATGTGAGCATTGCTATCGTTTTGTGTTTTTTGCTGAAAATAGAATTAAAAAACGTTTATTTTCTGAAAGTAAAAGCTATTTTTTCGTTTGTTCTATTACTTGCCGTTTTTGTTTTTTCGAATGATATTCTAGCGTATTCAGAAGGGAAATTATATGGCGAAAATATTATTTATACTAATTCAACTCCGTATCAGCGTATCGTTTTAACGCATAATAAGAGCGATTACAGGCTTTATTTGAATAATAACCTACAATTTAGTTCTGCCGATGAATATCGTTATCACGAAGCTTTGGTGCATCCCGTTATGTCGATGGCTAAAAGTGTAAAGAACGTTTTGGTTTTAGGCGGTGGTGACGGTCTTGCAGTTCGCGAAATCCTGAAATATAAAGACGTTCAAAAAGTAACTTTGGTCGATTTGGATGAAGGGATGACGAAGTTGTTTAAAACCAATACAGTTTTGACCAATTTCAATCAAAATTCGCTAAATAATCCAAAAGTTACTGTAATCAATACAGATGCTTATATTTGGGCAAAAAGCTGTAAAGAGCAATTTGATGTGGCTATAATCGATTTTCCAGATCCATCAAATTATAGTTTAGGGAAATTATATTCGCTGAATTTTTATCAAACCATAAAAACCATTTTAAAACCCGATGCCGTAGTAGTAATTCAAACTACTTCACCCTATTTTGCGCCAAAATCTTTTTGGTGTATCAATAAAACAGTGATGCAGGTTTTTCCGCAGGTCGATGCATATCATGCGTATGTTCCGTCGTTTGGAGAATGGGGTTATACGATTGCAATAAACGGTTTTGGAACCACGTTTAATTCCGTTAACCGAAAAGCAGACAAATTGAAATTTTACAATTATCAATTTGATCGTTTCAATTATTTTACAACCGATATGATTTCGAACCAAGTTGAAATCAATCGTTTAGATAACCAGATTTTAGTGCGCTATTTTGATGAAGAGTGGGGAAAATTGCAATAAATCCAGAAGGAGCTTTTTAAAAGTAGTTGGTGCGGCTTTAATTGCGGTTCCGTTTCTGCAATTTTGTTCTGATAAAATTGCAGTGCTGCTGATTCGTTTATCTGGAACTAAACATTTACTCGGACATCGTTTGTGGATTAAGGATTTTCCTAAACCGATTAAACAAATTCATATTCCGTATTTGATTGTTGGTGGAGGAATTTCAGGTTTAAGCGCTGCAAGACAATTTCAAAAAAGAGGGATTTCAGATTTTTTAATAGTAGAATTAGAAAATCATTTGGGAGGAAATTCTTCAAATGGCGAAAACAAATATTCCAAATATCCTTTGGGTGCGCATTATTTGCCTTTGCCGAATTTTCAGGACAAAGAATTGCTTCAGTTTTTAGAAGAAGAAAAGATAATTCTCGGCTATAATGAAAAAGGATTTCCAATTTTTGATGAATTGCAACTGACTTTTGCACCAGACGAACGTTTGTTTTATCGAAATAATTGGCAAGAAGGCGTAGTTCCAAAAGAAGGAAATTCAGTTGCGGATGATTTGGAATTTGATAAATTCTTTAAGAAAATGGATGTTTTTAGAACCGCCAAAGGCGAAGATCAAAAATATTTATTTGATATTCCGATTTACCTTTCTTCTAAAGATGAAAAAACAAGAAGTTTAGACAAAATCACAATGAAACAATGGTTTGCAGAAAACAATTTCACTTCTGAACCTTTGTTTAATTATATCGATTATTGTTGTAAAGACGATTTCGGATTAGGAATTGAATACGTTTCGGCTTGGGCTGGAATTCATTATTTTGCAGGGAGAAAACAAGACAGCACGCCCGAAAAGCATGATAGTGTTTTGACTTGGGCAGAAGGAAATGCGCGTTTGGCAACTCATTTGAAAAAGTATACTATAGCCAAATCATTGAAAAATCATTTGGTTTATGAAGTAAAAGTCGAAAATCAAAAAGTTATCGCAAAAGCTTTCGATGACGCAACAAAATCTTCTCTAGAAATCATTGCCGATAAAGTGATTATGGCATCTCCGCAATTTGTAAATCAGTATTTGATTCCAAATAGAAAAGCTTTTACCAAAGATTTCCATTATACACCTTGGCTTTTGGCTACATTAATTGTCAATGATTTGACAGATAATGGCAGTTTTCCGTTGTCTTGGGATAATGTAATTTATGGTTCTAAGGGTTTGGGTTATGTTTATGATCAGCATCAGACTTTAAATCAGGTTCAGGACAAAAAGGTGATTACGTATTACTACAGTTTTTCATCTGCTGATTTGCGGAAAACAAGAAAAGAGCTTTACAAAAAAGACAAAGAATATTGGAAACAGTTTGTTTTAGATGATTTAAAAATTGCGCATCCAGATATTGAAGAATATACAGAAGATATTGAAGTTTTTCTGTTAGGCCACGGAATGATTTCGCCTGCACCAGGTTTTATTTTTGGCGAAGCGAAAAAACAAGCCAAACAAAACATTCAGAAAAAGATGTATTTTGCTCACAGCGATTTGTCTGGAATTTCGATTTTTGAAGAAGCTTTTCATCAGGGAATTAATGTTGTAAATGAAATTTTAGATGGAACAACCGTGGATTCATAAAGCCAAAACAGATTTAAGTTTTATTATTGGGCCATCCTTTTTTGTGCTGGCAATTATCTTTATTTTTCAGGATTATATTGCTGAAATTGAAGAGAATTATTCTTTTTACACTTGGCTTTTTTTGATTGTTTTTATAGACGTCGCTCACGTTTATGCGACTTTATTCAAAACTTATTTTGTTGCCGATGAATTTCAGAAACAAAAACGAAGACTGATTTTGTTGCCTCTTTTTTGTTTTGTCACCGGAATTGTGCTTTTCGCTTTTGGGAGTTTAGTTTTTTGGTCTTTTTTGGCTTACATCGCAGTTTTTCATTTCATCAGACAACAATATGGCTTTATGCGATTGTACGCGAGAAAAGAAGTGAAAACTAAAATATCGATCTGGATTGATAATCTGGCGATTTACGCCTCAACTGGATATCCCATGTTGTATTGGTTTTTTTCGTCAAAGCGAAAGTTCAACTGGTTTGTAGAAAATGAATTTTTTAGGTCTGAAAACCAAAGAATTCTCGAAATTTTGTTTTGGGTTTATGTTGGAATTTTGGTTTTGTATGTGATTTATACGGCTGTAAAATCCATTCAAAATCAGTTTTTTAATATTCCGAAAAACAGTATTATTCTCGGAACGGCTTTGTCTTGGTATTTCGGAATTGTGTATTTTAATGATGATCTGATTTTTACTTTACTGAATGTCGTTTCGCATGGAATTCCGTACATGGCTTTGATTTATTTTAAAGAAATTGATGGAAAATCGGAAGCAGAATTGGGAAGTTTATCTTTCTTAAAACAATATAAAGGACTTCTGATTTACATTGGAATTCTTTTGGCAATTGCTTTTTCAGAAGAATTTCTTTGGGAACTTTTTGTTTGGAATGAAAATATCAGCGTAACTAATTTTGATTTTTCAAATTGGCAGATTTTATTGGTTCCTTTGCTTACAGTGCCACAGTTTACGCATTATTTGTTGGATGGGTTTATTTGGAAGACTAAACGGTAAGTTTTTGGGGTTTTATTTCTTTTGAAAACGAAAACGTCTATTCTAGCCCCGATAGTAGCGGTATCCTTTTGTTCTGGGGTTCAGAACAAAAGATATAGCGGATAGCGGGACTAAACGTACTTTTGAAAACGATTTTTTCTGCTTCTGAAAAATAAAGAACTTAATCCTGCAAAACCATTTTCACCTGTGGCAATATTCGCTCCACAAACAATTTATAAGCCATTTCAGAAGGATGTAAGCCATCTGATGCGACTAAACTTGGATTGTTTAATCCTTGTCTTGTAATATCGGTAATGGAGATGAATGCAACATTTTTTGAGATGCAAATACGCTCCGCAAAAGAATTATAATGATCTAATTCGGTTGAAATTTTCATTCGGTTCTCATCTGTATAATTCTTCGTAAAGGGCGTGTAGGCATAATCTGGAATCGAAAGTACGATTACATTTTTGTTGTCGCCCTTTGCTAATGCAATTGCTTTGTTGAGTAATTGGGGAAATTCTTTTTCATAAACCGAGAAATCCTGATGCTGATATTGATTGTTGACGCCAATTAAAAGGGTGACCA comes from Flavobacterium sp. KACC 22761 and encodes:
- a CDS encoding DUF350 domain-containing protein; translated protein: MELFHAQPIVNSIIYSFLGIVILLIGYYVIEKLTPENTWKEVVEKNNVAVAIVLAAFIIGISMIISAAIHG
- a CDS encoding polyamine aminopropyltransferase, with translation MGKKFLRFEFLLLFAVFIIATCGLIYELVAGTLASYLLGDSVKQFSFIIGVYLFSMGIGSFFSKFFHKNLLNTFVEIEILVGLIGGLSSVVLFLLFENVGSFQFILYLFVFVTGFLVGLEIPLLMNILKDRVEFKDLVSNVFTFDYIGALLASILFPLVLVPKLGIMGTSLFFGMINVSIAIVLCFLLKIELKNVYFLKVKAIFSFVLLLAVFVFSNDILAYSEGKLYGENIIYTNSTPYQRIVLTHNKSDYRLYLNNNLQFSSADEYRYHEALVHPVMSMAKSVKNVLVLGGGDGLAVREILKYKDVQKVTLVDLDEGMTKLFKTNTVLTNFNQNSLNNPKVTVINTDAYIWAKSCKEQFDVAIIDFPDPSNYSLGKLYSLNFYQTIKTILKPDAVVVIQTTSPYFAPKSFWCINKTVMQVFPQVDAYHAYVPSFGEWGYTIAINGFGTTFNSVNRKADKLKFYNYQFDRFNYFTTDMISNQVEINRLDNQILVRYFDEEWGKLQ
- a CDS encoding LysR substrate-binding domain-containing protein, translated to MEIYQLEYFIKTAEVLHFTKAAELCFVTQSGLSQQIKKLEEELGLPLFKRIGKKVQLTEAGSVFLIHAKKVVENVENGKQAIVDLNEMIGGELRIGVTYIFGLLILPVVNAFAKKYQNLKIVVEYGTTEALEQKLLNNQLDVVLVISSHEIELPIQKIPLFTSHMVLAVSRTHALAALDKIAFKKIEEIPLVLPGKGSNSREFVEELFQKFNMKPKISIELHSIHALLQMVENSDWATIVAEMALKGWDQLKAIQITGVATKREAFMLTIEGYQKKAVKLFMEEFRKSI
- a CDS encoding IS3 family transposase (programmed frameshift); protein product: MSLTREVFKRIVPDCTYSEAFKKQVVKEFELGLFCKADLRRRYQIRSHSCIDSWLRKYGKFTYLEKLTLGRPMKDPQSQRIKELEAQLAKKEQELLVFKKFIEIAERELKIEIGKKVWFQAVQEINRIYRVSPCEICRLFGYSKQAYYKRKSHLLKSIPDKVHLKSLVMSVRQKLPKTGGRKLHYMLKDDLKRHQIKIGRDKLFDFLRDEYLLVPKARRYYKTTNSRHWMRKYPNLIKEIKLNEPEQVWVADITYLRTKEQTYYLHLITDAYSKKIVGYNLSDNLMASSTLEALKMAVGNRKYSRNLIHHSDRGLQYCSKEYTEYLSQSKILISMTQNYDPYENAVAERVNGILKEEFGLSEIFEDFENLKKQALESILFYNQIRVHLSINMLTPNQAHLQNQIKLKRWKKTNRNKNNSVPI
- a CDS encoding DUF4178 domain-containing protein, with product MKIPCYECNTETELEIGFEVVTFVCPTCHSLYEVGDDGKFFRKSKYKAETEPFPLAIGDKGFLNGSEYKVTGILRKKVHPDYRWTEFILQNEAKEFLYLSLSNGHWMMLTEMEEIDQLRKGVRVLKHNDISYDLFEHSDAQIIDAQGFFDFKLRSRLIHLVEFINPPYIISVERMNNIQTAFHGEYVRKSIIKKAFPKRTMPYQSGTNMIQPSRFDLRNTAIIFCLFALLIITANWYIYRDQVEQNVFNSAIQFSDFNNKEITTPSFVLNGASAPMTIKVSTSVDNSWANLNIALINEDTGDEDYANKDIEYYHGYSDGESWSEGSQSEKFNICGVKPGKYHLLITPMKAPEDLSASTMNVSVVWNQPSNRNVWLVIIGMIAIYFIIRYFKNQFERERWADSSYSTFD
- a CDS encoding S-adenosylmethionine decarboxylase: MDLPPYSPGLHKLVTLHVDEISKLTNSKGFVAVTESILEKYELEKVGAVVHNFENDSFTISYCLKESHICIHTWPEYNQLTLDVYLCNYLQDNSAKVRAVMADYVAYFEAEIIKDFEINR
- a CDS encoding SGNH/GDSL hydrolase family protein encodes the protein MKPHFKQIVIVIFSIFVSCSADQSDSDNSTVPPATTPPTTEVPTTPISSSIKYLALGDSYTIGQSVCETCRYPEQLKAKLQTIYPETAFSLKIIAQTGWSTSDLISAINSQNPDSNYDLVTLLIGVNNQYQHQDFSVYEKEFPQLLNKAIALAKGDNKNVIVLSIPDYAYTPFTKNYTDENRMKISTELDHYNSFAERICISKNVAFISITDITRQGLNNPSLVASDGLHPSEMAYKLFVERILPQVKMVLQD
- a CDS encoding MFS transporter, whose product is MFKALKSRNFKLFFYGQSVSVIGTWLQKTAVSWMVYSVTGSVFLLGLATFLSMIPSLFLAPLAGSIIGRYDRHKAMIFLQSMAMLQAGLLALLIYLKIYNINFILALSLFQGIINAFDMTCRQTMMIDIVNDKEDLPNAVALNSTLNNFARIAGPALAGIILHQYGEDICFIGNFLSYIPVLISLLMMRITPHIKAEDKFKMLDDFLEGLDYVKKETEMARMLLMLMCSSLFVISFNTLMPVFAKDIFNGNAQTFSWFESAAGIGSIVSAIYLANLKRADNMGKIMIAASLLLGFSIIILAYSNSLAIALICMALSGIGMMAQTSSINIYVQTQSSVNMRSRSISYYLMAYQGMIPVGSLIVGYVSHIIGTRNTVAIQGIICILSVIVYVYYRKHKVDEELESCPVRYKNSN
- a CDS encoding NAD(P)-binding protein; this translates as MKSGENCNKSRRSFLKVVGAALIAVPFLQFCSDKIAVLLIRLSGTKHLLGHRLWIKDFPKPIKQIHIPYLIVGGGISGLSAARQFQKRGISDFLIVELENHLGGNSSNGENKYSKYPLGAHYLPLPNFQDKELLQFLEEEKIILGYNEKGFPIFDELQLTFAPDERLFYRNNWQEGVVPKEGNSVADDLEFDKFFKKMDVFRTAKGEDQKYLFDIPIYLSSKDEKTRSLDKITMKQWFAENNFTSEPLFNYIDYCCKDDFGLGIEYVSAWAGIHYFAGRKQDSTPEKHDSVLTWAEGNARLATHLKKYTIAKSLKNHLVYEVKVENQKVIAKAFDDATKSSLEIIADKVIMASPQFVNQYLIPNRKAFTKDFHYTPWLLATLIVNDLTDNGSFPLSWDNVIYGSKGLGYVYDQHQTLNQVQDKKVITYYYSFSSADLRKTRKELYKKDKEYWKQFVLDDLKIAHPDIEEYTEDIEVFLLGHGMISPAPGFIFGEAKKQAKQNIQKKMYFAHSDLSGISIFEEAFHQGINVVNEILDGTTVDS